In a single window of the Desulfovibrio mangrovi genome:
- a CDS encoding glycerophosphodiester phosphodiesterase: MLPRVPTMNIAHRGARGVCPENTLLAAGMGLAYGAHMWELDVRMTKDGALVVIHDETLERTTNVASLPAFASRAPWRVCDFTYEELRMLDAGSWYVQTDPFGQIAAGAVDEEDMDSYRGLAIPTLREALEFTRDAGWCVNLEIKDHEHLIGHTVIAEAVLDCIRETDMVESALLSSFQYRYLEQAAALMPELPLGVLVEEVPAMDPVELVRSLKAHAYHPWSEMVTEEDVARLRDAGFGVNVYTVNDAAAMEEFASWGVTGIFTDFPLLCWGVLQGELFG, translated from the coding sequence ATGCTGCCCAGAGTTCCTACCATGAATATCGCCCACAGGGGCGCGCGGGGCGTCTGTCCGGAGAACACGTTGCTTGCCGCCGGCATGGGGCTCGCCTACGGCGCACATATGTGGGAATTGGATGTCAGGATGACGAAGGACGGGGCGCTTGTTGTCATACACGACGAGACGCTGGAACGGACGACCAATGTTGCCTCGCTTCCTGCCTTTGCCTCACGCGCTCCGTGGCGAGTCTGCGATTTCACTTATGAAGAGCTGAGGATGCTGGATGCCGGCTCGTGGTACGTGCAGACGGACCCCTTCGGCCAGATTGCGGCCGGGGCCGTGGATGAAGAGGATATGGATTCGTATCGGGGGCTGGCGATTCCCACCTTGCGTGAGGCGCTGGAGTTTACCCGCGATGCGGGCTGGTGCGTGAATCTGGAAATAAAGGATCACGAACACCTCATCGGTCATACTGTCATAGCGGAGGCTGTGCTGGACTGCATACGTGAGACGGATATGGTGGAGAGCGCGCTGCTTTCCTCGTTCCAGTATCGGTATCTTGAGCAGGCAGCCGCCTTGATGCCGGAGCTTCCACTCGGTGTGCTGGTGGAAGAGGTTCCGGCCATGGACCCCGTGGAGCTCGTCCGTTCGCTTAAGGCCCATGCCTATCATCCGTGGAGCGAGATGGTGACGGAAGAGGATGTGGCACGTCTTCGTGACGCCGGATTCGGCGTTAACGTGTACACCGTGAATGATGCAGCCGCGATGGAAGAGTTCGCCTCATGGGGAGTGACCGGTATTTTTACGGATTTTCCTCTTCTGTGCTGGGGTGTTCTGCAAGGTGAGTTGTTTGGGTGA
- a CDS encoding FG-GAP-like repeat-containing protein, which yields MAEIGSVVSAAGQVVAILNGAERVLTAGSHVFEGEVIKTGEGASVEVRFDDETVLSQGPNSELTLDSYVYNSDSPAQSSFLFKMAQGTYRMATGQIAEDNPDGVRLESPLATIGIRGTTTVSQILPNGQELHAAESLTGGRSIILQDQFGNQQLITFTFGGVPLAPGVPMGAVITVPQSVFDTIRASAPLTSRGEAPAPGAEGGGGDDGGAAGDGADLGNPEGPGNSEVAGEGSNGEAPQGGEGDPSGPDGEGLGLGEAIVIDLIGTNPLAEALGFQQGFIELGDSMGDELGGSSDPNDLLDALIDQLVNLSDAYQNSFSGFGSLVDEFDTLPPSVVVPPVNVSGVNVIKGNDSSELLVGTNGADSILGYGGNDIIVGSWGKDVLIGGLGDDTLYGAGTGAEASDRLNDIGTVSYGNDSLEDGTFARIDGDRFNDVVLLAKNTDSESTTLLWYKSSYNASTHSLSFSEPNIIKVFDNDSSEKVLAVADIDKDGDMDILVGTADGNLIEFQNQGGGIFQEQTLDSLAGGVSNIVVADFDGDGDNDIVIRGIDGIAWYENGEGDPKSIISEIGSSVILEVAELNGEDGDYQEVITKYGLVLKCYYHDGTGWKYSVIKDDFSGTEQGVVLGDSDGDGDKDLFLYSDDNLSMYLNTDGTFVQSQVSFAPVGTIQSIALGNFIGNGDLDLLVATASNLYIYHNVDDAQGFEKIDLLAFTGGETIDGVMVGDFDGDGQVDDVVIHFNDTPNTAVVYENLLSEAEGNTVNYQSATQPVSVTLRDTVAGSASGGDDSDTIYLVDNITGSNASDLYGFGDTLTGNNYDNKIFGLAGNDTIMGLGGDDTLDGGTGMDSIEGGVGNDSILGGDGNDTIYGDASDGGTVFGDDTISGGAGSDEIYGGGWDDVLLGNTGNDNLFGDDGNDTLWGGLGQDSLEGGLGNDTFYYSSVAEAGDTVNDFTRSKDVFTFLSSQFGSSGQHGVLSGNDFIYWVKADHGNMSFMDANPELDSGQTYRFVFDETCGSNSGQLYYESAAGKVMIAEVNVDGGPLEASDIYLVNDPYADLPG from the coding sequence ATGGCTGAGATAGGAAGCGTTGTTTCCGCGGCTGGTCAGGTCGTTGCCATATTGAATGGTGCGGAACGGGTGCTCACGGCAGGGAGCCACGTGTTTGAAGGCGAAGTCATCAAGACTGGAGAAGGCGCATCGGTCGAGGTGCGTTTTGATGACGAAACTGTCCTGTCCCAGGGGCCGAACAGCGAGCTGACTCTCGATTCCTACGTTTATAATTCAGACTCACCGGCGCAGAGCAGTTTCCTGTTCAAAATGGCACAGGGAACCTACCGTATGGCTACCGGCCAGATTGCGGAAGATAATCCCGACGGAGTCCGCCTTGAATCCCCCCTTGCCACCATAGGCATTCGCGGCACCACTACCGTATCGCAGATTCTGCCCAACGGGCAGGAGTTGCACGCGGCGGAATCCCTTACTGGCGGGCGGTCCATCATTCTTCAAGACCAGTTTGGCAATCAGCAGCTCATTACCTTTACATTTGGCGGTGTTCCATTGGCTCCCGGGGTTCCCATGGGGGCTGTCATCACCGTGCCGCAGAGTGTGTTTGATACCATTCGGGCGAGTGCCCCTCTGACGTCCAGAGGCGAAGCCCCCGCACCGGGAGCCGAAGGCGGTGGGGGGGACGATGGGGGGGCCGCAGGCGATGGTGCTGATCTTGGCAATCCGGAAGGCCCGGGTAACAGTGAAGTTGCAGGCGAAGGGAGTAACGGAGAGGCCCCGCAGGGAGGAGAAGGAGATCCGTCTGGACCGGATGGTGAAGGACTCGGGCTTGGCGAAGCCATAGTTATTGACCTGATCGGCACCAATCCGCTGGCGGAGGCTCTCGGATTTCAACAAGGGTTTATCGAACTGGGCGACAGTATGGGCGATGAGCTGGGGGGATCTTCTGATCCCAATGACCTGTTGGATGCCCTGATTGACCAGCTTGTGAATCTTTCTGATGCCTATCAGAATAGTTTTTCCGGATTTGGTTCTCTCGTCGATGAATTTGATACGCTGCCCCCGTCAGTTGTCGTGCCCCCTGTGAATGTCTCTGGCGTGAACGTCATAAAGGGTAATGACTCGTCTGAACTGCTTGTCGGCACCAATGGGGCAGACTCCATTCTTGGTTATGGTGGCAACGACATAATTGTAGGTAGCTGGGGAAAGGACGTACTGATTGGCGGGCTTGGTGATGATACCTTGTATGGGGCTGGAACTGGGGCAGAGGCTTCCGATCGCCTGAACGATATTGGAACGGTTTCATACGGCAACGACTCTTTGGAAGACGGCACGTTTGCCAGAATTGACGGCGACAGGTTCAATGACGTGGTGCTTCTGGCAAAGAACACTGACAGCGAGTCAACAACTCTGCTGTGGTACAAAAGCTCATATAATGCATCCACCCACTCCCTCTCTTTCTCTGAGCCTAACATCATAAAGGTGTTTGATAACGACTCAAGTGAGAAGGTCCTTGCCGTTGCAGATATCGACAAAGATGGCGATATGGATATCCTTGTCGGCACAGCTGATGGCAACCTTATTGAATTCCAGAATCAAGGAGGAGGGATTTTTCAGGAGCAGACGCTGGACAGCCTTGCAGGCGGTGTGAGTAACATTGTGGTCGCCGATTTTGACGGCGATGGCGATAACGATATTGTTATTCGCGGTATTGACGGCATCGCATGGTATGAAAATGGCGAGGGTGATCCCAAAAGTATTATCTCTGAGATTGGTTCTAGTGTTATTCTTGAGGTGGCCGAACTGAATGGTGAAGATGGTGACTATCAGGAAGTGATCACGAAATATGGTTTAGTCCTGAAGTGCTACTATCACGACGGGACGGGTTGGAAGTACTCAGTTATTAAAGACGATTTTTCCGGAACCGAGCAGGGGGTAGTGCTGGGCGACTCTGACGGAGACGGTGACAAAGATCTGTTTTTGTATAGTGACGACAATTTGAGCATGTACCTGAACACCGATGGAACATTTGTTCAGAGTCAGGTTTCTTTTGCTCCGGTTGGCACCATCCAGTCCATCGCTCTGGGCAACTTCATTGGAAACGGGGATCTTGATCTGCTCGTTGCGACGGCCAGCAATCTGTATATCTATCACAACGTGGATGATGCTCAGGGGTTTGAGAAGATCGACCTGCTCGCCTTTACCGGTGGTGAGACAATTGACGGCGTGATGGTTGGCGATTTTGACGGTGACGGACAGGTCGACGATGTGGTCATCCACTTCAACGACACGCCAAATACCGCTGTCGTCTATGAGAATTTGTTGAGCGAGGCGGAAGGCAATACGGTGAATTACCAGTCTGCAACGCAGCCGGTCAGCGTTACCTTGAGGGACACGGTCGCCGGTTCGGCCTCCGGCGGAGACGACAGTGATACCATCTATCTTGTGGATAACATCACCGGTTCTAACGCTTCGGATTTGTATGGTTTCGGGGACACCCTTACCGGAAACAACTACGATAACAAGATATTCGGGCTGGCCGGTAATGACACCATTATGGGGCTGGGCGGTGATGACACCTTGGATGGCGGCACCGGTATGGACAGTATTGAAGGCGGGGTAGGGAACGACTCCATTCTGGGTGGCGATGGAAATGATACCATCTACGGAGATGCCTCAGACGGCGGCACTGTGTTCGGGGATGATACGATTTCCGGTGGAGCCGGGAGCGATGAGATTTATGGCGGTGGCTGGGATGATGTGCTGCTCGGAAACACCGGTAACGATAACCTTTTCGGCGACGACGGCAACGACACACTGTGGGGTGGATTGGGACAGGATTCTCTTGAAGGCGGTCTCGGTAATGACACCTTCTATTACAGTTCTGTAGCTGAAGCCGGTGATACGGTGAACGACTTCACCCGTAGCAAGGATGTGTTTACCTTCCTGAGTTCGCAGTTCGGTTCGTCGGGACAGCATGGGGTCTTGTCGGGAAACGACTTCATTTACTGGGTGAAGGCTGACCATGGCAATATGAGTTTCATGGATGCGAACCCTGAATTAGACAGCGGCCAGACCTACCGTTTTGTTTTCGACGAGACCTGCGGCTCAAATTCCGGGCAATTGTATTACGAGAGTGCTGCAGGAAAGGTGATGATTGCTGAGGTGAATGTCGACGGCGGGCCTCTGGAAGCTTCAGACATTTATCTGGTGAATGACCCATATGCAGATCTCCCCGGTTGA
- the rarD gene encoding EamA family transporter RarD translates to MNPESGKKVPSGMIAACGAFVMWGLLPLYWKMLGEVPATEILCHRILWSAVFVGGIVTITSRWAELAKALRSRRTLLTMTCSSVLIGINWWLYIWAVNSGHVLETSLGYYINPLVNIMLGFLFFRDRLRPLQLVAIALAAGGVIYQLVQFGKLPWVALSLAFSFSFYGLLRKIASVESIPGLMFETLVLTPIIVCYLLFLHMQGGGAFGSMGSGTDLLLAGAGVATSLPLVGFAYGARRIRLITLGLLQYVAPSIAFLLGVFVFKEPFSVDHLITFGCIWSALLLYSGEGMLKSRGWLR, encoded by the coding sequence ATGAATCCGGAATCCGGAAAAAAGGTTCCCTCAGGCATGATCGCCGCGTGTGGGGCTTTTGTCATGTGGGGGTTGCTCCCGCTTTACTGGAAGATGCTCGGCGAGGTGCCTGCCACAGAGATTCTTTGTCATCGAATTCTGTGGTCTGCCGTCTTTGTCGGCGGTATTGTTACGATCACTTCCCGTTGGGCAGAACTGGCCAAGGCACTGCGTTCTCGACGTACTCTGCTGACCATGACCTGCAGCAGCGTTCTCATCGGGATAAACTGGTGGCTGTATATCTGGGCGGTCAATAGCGGGCATGTTCTCGAAACCAGCCTAGGTTACTATATAAATCCGCTTGTGAACATCATGCTGGGGTTTCTGTTCTTCCGCGACCGCCTGCGCCCTTTGCAACTGGTGGCTATCGCTCTCGCTGCGGGGGGGGTGATCTATCAATTGGTGCAATTCGGCAAGCTGCCGTGGGTGGCCCTGAGCCTTGCTTTTTCTTTCAGTTTCTACGGGCTGCTGCGCAAGATTGCATCTGTGGAATCCATTCCCGGGCTCATGTTTGAAACCCTTGTTCTGACGCCCATTATAGTCTGTTATCTGTTGTTTTTGCATATGCAGGGCGGTGGTGCCTTCGGAAGCATGGGGTCGGGTACGGACTTACTGCTGGCAGGCGCCGGTGTCGCCACGTCGCTTCCGCTTGTGGGTTTTGCCTACGGAGCAAGGCGGATCAGGCTGATCACTCTCGGATTGCTGCAATATGTAGCGCCAAGCATAGCCTTTCTTCTGGGGGTGTTCGTGTTCAAAGAGCCCTTCAGCGTGGATCACCTGATTACTTTCGGTTGTATCTGGTCCGCGCTCCTGCTGTATTCCGGTGAGGGAATGCTGAAAAGCAGAGGGTGGTTGCGCTGA
- a CDS encoding HAMP domain-containing methyl-accepting chemotaxis protein codes for MKNLKLSWKLALGFGVLIALTVIVAWVGLSGIWGIENRVGKADDMNRLVKLVLDARIQEKNFIIRRDEESRKKHDETVTFIRQQIADSRVKFSDPVNLKQMDDVLASVDRYAAAFQQYAKESDARKVVMEKMRENARTALAGAEDIRINLKQQLERLRSSGASSALVDVKLQNADDANDLVKLFLDVRKNEKELIISADVKYQKAVDEGVGKILALAEGLRSRLESRENLNSVDSLKTAITSYHDEFRSYHAMMQEQEKANAVMIACAREARTICEEARTNQKEKMEAQIQSSVTIMGMATLLAILFACVLGVFITRGITVPLSKGIVFAQLLSQGDLRATVDVHQKDEVGMLADALRAMVGRLREVVGEVQSAAENVSSGSEELAASSTSMSQGATEQAAAVEEISSSMEEMASNIRQNAENAVQTEQMSLKAAKDAEEGGKAVARTVEAMNKIAEKISIIEEIARQTNLLALNAAIEAARAGEHGKGFAVVASEVRKLAERSGEAAAEISELSSSSVEVAQAAGEMLRKIVPDIQKTANLVQEIAAASNEQNSGAEQINKAIQQLDTVVQQNASASEEMASTSEELASQAEQLMQNIAFFKINQHGGGETGRGMAPRQVKVSVAPASRLFGNKPSAPARLAASSGSNGSNGSNGSNGSNGSNGSHRAHGSNGSNGSGAGISLDMKEASDADFERF; via the coding sequence ATGAAAAATCTCAAGCTTTCCTGGAAGCTGGCCCTGGGCTTTGGAGTGCTGATTGCTCTGACCGTGATTGTGGCCTGGGTTGGATTGAGCGGTATCTGGGGGATCGAAAACAGGGTTGGAAAGGCGGATGACATGAACCGCCTGGTCAAACTGGTTCTGGATGCACGCATTCAGGAAAAGAATTTCATCATCCGCAGGGATGAGGAGTCACGTAAGAAACACGATGAGACGGTGACTTTCATACGGCAGCAGATTGCGGACAGCAGGGTGAAATTCAGTGATCCGGTGAACCTGAAGCAGATGGATGACGTGCTGGCTTCAGTGGATAGATACGCCGCAGCCTTCCAGCAGTATGCAAAGGAAAGCGATGCCCGCAAGGTTGTTATGGAGAAGATGCGTGAGAACGCCCGTACTGCGCTTGCCGGTGCCGAGGATATTCGCATCAATCTCAAACAGCAGTTGGAACGTCTGCGTTCATCGGGGGCATCCTCCGCGCTGGTGGATGTGAAGCTCCAGAATGCTGACGATGCCAACGATTTAGTCAAACTGTTTCTTGACGTCAGAAAGAACGAGAAGGAGCTGATTATCTCGGCTGACGTCAAATACCAGAAAGCTGTGGATGAAGGTGTCGGCAAGATTCTGGCCCTCGCAGAGGGATTGCGCTCCCGTCTTGAGAGCAGGGAAAACCTGAACTCTGTGGATTCCCTCAAGACGGCGATCACGTCCTACCATGATGAATTCCGTTCCTATCATGCCATGATGCAGGAACAGGAAAAGGCCAACGCCGTCATGATCGCCTGCGCCAGAGAGGCCAGAACCATCTGCGAGGAGGCCCGCACCAACCAGAAGGAAAAGATGGAAGCACAGATCCAGTCTTCCGTCACCATCATGGGCATGGCAACCCTGCTCGCCATTCTGTTTGCCTGTGTTCTTGGCGTCTTCATTACCCGAGGTATCACCGTTCCTCTGTCCAAGGGAATCGTTTTTGCCCAGCTTCTGTCGCAGGGTGATCTCAGGGCGACGGTTGACGTGCATCAGAAGGACGAGGTGGGCATGCTTGCCGATGCGTTGCGCGCCATGGTGGGCAGGCTCCGTGAGGTTGTAGGCGAGGTGCAGAGTGCTGCGGAGAATGTCTCTTCCGGCAGCGAAGAGCTGGCCGCATCCAGTACAAGCATGTCTCAGGGCGCGACCGAGCAGGCCGCTGCAGTTGAGGAGATATCTTCCTCCATGGAAGAAATGGCTTCAAACATTCGTCAGAATGCCGAGAATGCGGTGCAGACCGAGCAGATGTCCCTCAAGGCGGCCAAGGATGCAGAAGAGGGCGGCAAGGCTGTGGCGCGTACCGTGGAAGCCATGAACAAGATTGCCGAGAAGATATCCATTATCGAGGAAATTGCCCGTCAGACCAACCTGCTTGCCTTGAACGCGGCTATTGAGGCGGCCCGGGCCGGTGAGCACGGAAAGGGATTTGCCGTTGTGGCATCCGAAGTGCGCAAGCTGGCAGAACGTTCCGGCGAGGCCGCTGCCGAGATCAGCGAGTTGTCTTCCTCCAGTGTGGAAGTGGCACAGGCTGCCGGTGAGATGTTGCGCAAGATCGTGCCCGATATTCAGAAGACCGCAAACCTTGTGCAGGAAATCGCCGCAGCGAGCAATGAGCAGAATTCCGGTGCTGAGCAGATTAACAAGGCCATTCAGCAGTTGGATACCGTGGTGCAGCAGAATGCTTCGGCATCGGAGGAAATGGCGTCGACTTCGGAAGAGCTGGCCTCGCAGGCGGAGCAGCTTATGCAGAACATTGCCTTCTTCAAGATCAACCAGCATGGGGGGGGCGAAACGGGCAGAGGTATGGCTCCCCGTCAGGTGAAGGTCAGTGTTGCCCCTGCTTCCAGGCTTTTCGGCAATAAACCGTCTGCTCCGGCAAGGTTGGCTGCTTCTTCGGGTTCCAATGGCTCCAATGGTTCTAATGGTTCCAACGGTTCTAACGGGTCCAACGGGTCTCATAGAGCCCATGGTTCCAATGGTTCCAATGGCTCCGGCGCTGGCATTTCACTGGATATGAAGGAGGCTTCGGACGCAGATTTCGAACGCTTCTAA
- a CDS encoding HlyD family type I secretion periplasmic adaptor subunit — protein sequence MSNSAPQLQLDSTTRAFLWVCIAGCIAFLVWASIGRLDIVSMAEGEVVPSSLVKRVQHLEGGIIREIKVREGEVVTQGQELVELEGTQQGSSVEEVRVRLSSLQVDLIRYQAMADMARELVMPVEIEATLPEKVTAARELFASSMATLAGQLAEYRQQVIQTEQDVRSVTVRISKQRDALVLLRKELGITEQLFKEQLATELKYIQLQREVTNLESRIEQDKANLGKMRAQYVEAVAAVERVESQFREKARQDLRKAQQEYDELSERMKKFEDTLKRTVLRSPVDGVVKQLAFAAPGEVVEPGGTVMTIVPTSDKLVVEAHLPINDIGYVALGQNARISLTSADARRFGRINGTVVRISPDVVVDRQGNTYYKVRIETDDSCFEREGNRYCLYPGMIVACSIHTGSRTVLEYILSPFMSSLTFSMQER from the coding sequence ATGAGTAATTCCGCGCCGCAGTTGCAGTTGGATTCCACGACACGCGCCTTTCTGTGGGTTTGCATTGCAGGCTGCATTGCCTTTCTCGTGTGGGCAAGCATCGGCAGGCTGGATATTGTGAGCATGGCGGAGGGCGAGGTGGTGCCTTCTTCGCTGGTTAAGCGGGTGCAGCATCTGGAAGGCGGCATTATCCGTGAGATCAAGGTGCGCGAGGGCGAGGTCGTCACGCAGGGGCAGGAGCTTGTGGAGCTTGAGGGGACGCAGCAGGGCTCTTCCGTGGAAGAGGTGCGCGTCCGGCTTTCTTCCCTTCAGGTGGATCTCATCCGTTATCAGGCCATGGCCGATATGGCTCGGGAGCTTGTCATGCCTGTTGAGATCGAGGCAACGCTGCCGGAGAAAGTGACGGCGGCACGCGAACTGTTCGCTTCATCCATGGCGACCCTCGCAGGTCAGTTGGCGGAATATCGCCAGCAGGTAATTCAGACCGAACAGGACGTGCGCAGCGTGACTGTGCGAATCAGCAAACAGCGAGACGCCCTTGTTCTCCTGCGGAAGGAACTGGGGATTACCGAGCAGCTTTTCAAGGAACAACTGGCCACGGAACTCAAATATATCCAGCTGCAGCGTGAGGTTACCAACCTTGAGAGCCGTATCGAACAGGACAAGGCGAATTTGGGTAAGATGCGGGCGCAGTATGTTGAGGCTGTTGCGGCGGTTGAGAGAGTGGAGTCCCAGTTCCGTGAAAAGGCCAGACAGGATCTGCGCAAGGCGCAGCAGGAATATGACGAGCTTTCCGAGCGCATGAAGAAGTTTGAGGATACCCTCAAGCGCACTGTGCTGCGTTCTCCGGTGGATGGCGTGGTAAAACAGCTGGCCTTTGCGGCCCCGGGCGAGGTGGTTGAGCCCGGAGGAACCGTGATGACCATTGTGCCCACGAGCGATAAACTTGTGGTTGAGGCGCATTTGCCCATTAACGATATCGGCTATGTCGCCCTTGGGCAGAACGCTCGTATTTCCCTCACTTCGGCGGATGCCAGACGATTCGGGCGCATCAATGGCACCGTGGTGCGTATTTCGCCCGACGTGGTGGTGGATAGGCAGGGAAATACCTATTACAAGGTGCGCATCGAGACTGATGATTCCTGCTTTGAGCGTGAAGGCAACCGTTACTGCCTCTACCCCGGCATGATTGTCGCCTGCTCCATACATACCGGTTCCCGAACGGTGCTGGAGTACATCCTTTCCCCCTTCATGTCGTCCCTTACCTTCTCCATGCAGGAACGCTGA
- a CDS encoding ATP-binding cassette domain-containing protein → MGELFRRMARQPVAAFELVLATFFVTLLNLASPIFVIQVLNRYVAFGFDGTLITLTSGMGVAIVLLYAFNAIRTRLAVVVTGDEDDRLATAGHEAMLRIRAQVMGPEVARVAQEIPLRAATIRAASEPSAVLQMLDAPFALLYLFAAFLLSPPLALIGLTGMLLTAALNRWSNDHQALLARDVDREEAEKRLLTASVLAGSDAVRVFRGAGFVRRIWGEKNAVLDTLRFALTLSREKGRSASSVIAMLQSVGVYSIGAMQVVNGDITVGVLIGVNILTARALSAGSGLASSLSLSARARSARQDILRFISLPQEARSGTALQNFSGKLEIRDAAFGWPGSRSPLFESLSMTLEPGMLTVVQGPNGAGKTTFARMLAGLVDPARGDIVADGVTLSQIAPEWWRKQISYLPQEAVLFPATLRENICLGLEEPDEASLNRAINEADLSSFLFSRQEGIELMLEDAGRSLSAGIRKRMALARALMTNGRVVILDEPTEALDKPGRQAVFRCVVRMLREGRTIIVISADPGFERLAGQKLDLGSKPVPQVVRRTRQEAGTPIEQVSGIGSAASGVSQSAPSVVVQAPSPAGVSQGGDNGGAASATGAPKDVSATPAPGFEKETDE, encoded by the coding sequence GTGGGCGAACTCTTCAGACGCATGGCCCGACAGCCTGTCGCTGCTTTCGAATTGGTGCTGGCCACCTTCTTTGTCACGTTGCTCAATCTGGCATCTCCAATTTTTGTCATTCAGGTACTCAACAGATACGTGGCCTTCGGTTTTGACGGCACGTTGATAACGCTGACCTCCGGCATGGGGGTGGCCATCGTCCTGCTCTACGCCTTCAATGCCATACGTACCCGTCTTGCGGTTGTGGTGACGGGCGATGAGGATGATCGTCTGGCAACAGCGGGCCATGAAGCCATGCTCCGCATACGGGCGCAGGTCATGGGGCCCGAGGTGGCTCGTGTGGCGCAGGAGATTCCCCTCAGGGCGGCTACCATACGGGCGGCTTCTGAACCTTCCGCAGTATTGCAGATGCTGGATGCGCCCTTTGCCCTTCTCTACCTGTTTGCTGCCTTTCTTCTTTCTCCCCCTTTGGCGCTTATCGGTCTGACGGGCATGCTGCTGACGGCGGCTCTCAACCGCTGGAGCAACGACCATCAGGCATTGCTCGCGCGGGATGTGGACAGGGAGGAGGCTGAAAAACGTCTCCTGACGGCTTCGGTCCTCGCTGGGAGTGATGCTGTCCGCGTTTTCAGAGGGGCAGGATTTGTCCGGCGTATCTGGGGCGAGAAGAATGCGGTACTGGATACCCTTCGCTTTGCCTTGACCCTTTCCCGCGAGAAAGGGCGTTCGGCGTCTTCGGTGATCGCCATGCTGCAGAGTGTGGGCGTCTATTCCATCGGCGCCATGCAGGTTGTAAACGGGGACATTACGGTGGGTGTGCTCATCGGTGTGAATATTCTTACCGCCCGTGCCCTGAGTGCCGGAAGCGGTCTTGCCTCCTCTCTTTCTCTGTCAGCACGGGCGCGTAGTGCACGGCAGGATATTCTTCGTTTCATTTCGCTGCCACAGGAAGCACGTTCAGGCACGGCACTTCAGAACTTCAGCGGCAAGCTGGAGATTCGCGATGCAGCATTCGGCTGGCCCGGAAGTCGTTCGCCTTTGTTCGAATCGCTTTCCATGACATTGGAACCGGGGATGCTGACTGTGGTGCAAGGGCCCAACGGGGCCGGAAAGACCACCTTTGCCCGCATGCTTGCCGGACTTGTCGATCCGGCGCGTGGCGATATTGTCGCTGATGGCGTAACCCTGAGCCAGATAGCGCCGGAGTGGTGGCGCAAGCAGATCAGCTACCTGCCGCAGGAGGCGGTTCTCTTCCCTGCAACGTTACGTGAGAATATCTGTCTGGGGTTGGAGGAACCGGATGAGGCAAGTCTGAACCGCGCCATCAACGAAGCGGATCTTTCCTCGTTTCTGTTTTCCCGACAGGAAGGCATTGAACTCATGCTGGAAGACGCGGGGCGTTCATTGTCCGCGGGTATCAGAAAGCGCATGGCGCTGGCCCGTGCCCTGATGACGAATGGCAGGGTGGTGATTCTTGATGAACCCACGGAGGCGCTCGATAAGCCGGGGCGTCAGGCCGTGTTCCGTTGTGTCGTCCGCATGCTCAGGGAGGGGCGGACCATTATAGTAATTTCCGCCGATCCCGGATTTGAACGACTGGCAGGGCAGAAGCTTGATCTGGGCAGCAAGCCCGTACCGCAGGTGGTGCGCAGGACCAGACAGGAAGCCGGAACACCCATTGAGCAGGTTTCCGGCATCGGTTCTGCGGCATCGGGCGTATCGCAGTCCGCTCCTTCGGTGGTCGTTCAGGCTCCTTCTCCGGCCGGAGTGTCTCAAGGAGGGGATAACGGCGGGGCTGCATCTGCGACCGGTGCGCCAAAGGATGTTTCTGCAACGCCCGCGCCTGGTTTTGAGAAGGAGACGGACGAATGA